GTATGCCCATTCCCTGGTGACTGCTGTTATAATAACACGGGATACCCAGGTTGGGAATCCTTCTGCATAGGTATTGTCAATGACGACTCCGTTGTACTCCATAATGAGACACCTTCTTTACGAGTATATGTGGGAGGCTTGATAAAAGAAGATTTCTTTTTATTCCGCATATCCTGATATACGATTTTTTGAGACTGTTTTAACGTAAATTGTTCCCGGATGAATGATGTTGTACAGACCCGTCCGGGCAGGTGTACCTGATCTTCTGTTGATTTCTCATCCAATACCTGTATGCCTGGTCCTTTGCCAAAAGCCGGAGAAATACCATTTTTTTCATCTGGATCATTCAAAAATCGATTATTAAATAAATACCAATATACCGGATTTACTGCTCTTTTTAAACATTTCAAACAGTAATCACCAATATAGTAAAAATACTATACAATTCATCCAAAAAGCGCATAGAGAATGGAGGAAACAGACTGTACCACTACTAGCGGGCACAGAATATTAACCGAGATCCTTTAATATACACACAATATCAGGAAGATATACAGTCTAATTAATTAAGAAAGTTTATCTATCTTATCTAACAACCATTTCAGTAATCGATTTTCATATCGATACAAAGGCTGGTGCATGATAGCATGGCATTTGCAATGCATATCAACATGGAGCGTTGTACTGGTTGTAACAATTGTGTTGTTGCATGCCCGGTAAACGCATTAGAGCTGTATACGACTGATCCTGTCACCATTGACAAGATCTACAGTGTACGGGACGGCAAGGCAGTAATTCTTGACGTCAACAACGAGCTCTGCGCCGGATGCGGCGTATGCGTCGAGGCATGTCCTTACGTTGTTATCAGACTGGTAGGACCGTGGGAGACTGTCCGGGCCCCTGTTGGGCGTGCCGGAGTCAACCACTAAATTGGAGGAGAAGAGAGGGATTCATCAATGGCTATGAGCAATTTGTTTCCAAAATTCTCCAGGACAAGAGATGGTGTCAATGTTGTGATGGAGCAGAAGCTCCTCCAGCAGACAAGCAACCTGATCTTAAACAGCGAAACCTGTACGGGATGCGGCATATGTGTCGAGGCCTGTCCGGAAGAGGCAATCTCTCTTGGGCTGGTCGGGGCGGTTCGCAGAGGGGCAGTATCACCTGTTGACGACGCACCAGTAAGCGTTGATGCAGAGACCTGTTCCTACTGTGGCGTCTGCGTCATTATGTGTCCATTCCAGGCGCTGAACCTGGAGATCGACGGGGAGGAGAAACTCCCGATTCTCGAGAACGAAGGATTCCCGGAATACGACATGGTGACCACTATCGATGACGAGAAGTGTGTCCGGTGTACGATCTGTGATGAGATCTGTCCGCGTGACGCGATTGACCGCGATGTCCCGGCCTATGAAGGTGCCGAGGACGGAGGGGTTGGCCGCCAGAAAGCGATCACCGCAAAGACCGAGTTTATCGTCGATGATGAGAAATGCAACTATTGTGGTATCTGCGGTGCGATCTGCCCTGCAATAGATGTAAAACACAAGCCTTTCACCGCTGAAACCGGCACGGTTGACGGTGAAGTGGTCTGGGACGAGGACCTCTGCGATGCCTGTACGGTATGTGTGGAAGCCTGTCCGGAAGAGGCAATAAAGGTTGAGCGGACAGTTGAGTCAAAGAAACTGCCCGGAACAGTAGCGATCACCGAAGAGTGCTGTACCTGCACGTGGTGTTCGAAGAACTGCCCCGAGGAAGCGATCACTGTCGAGAAGATCTTTGAAGGTGAGATCACGTTCCATGCAGAGAAGTGCCCCTCAGGATGTTCAACCTGTGTCGAGGTCTGCCCCTGCAATGCGATCTATCTCCCGACACCCAAGCCTGCAAAGGAACTGAAGCGGGAGCTTGAACCGGTCATTGCCGTGAACAAGGACTTCTGCATGTTCTGTGGAGCATGTGTCAACGCCTGTCCGGGCGAGGATATCATTGTCCTGAAGCGGACCGGCATCAGGGTCAAAGGCAAAGAGACCGATCTCTTCAACAAGATTAAAGCGAAGCTTCTGACTCCACGAACCTCGCAGGTACGGGAAGACCCCGGCGAAGTCGGGAAAGTCCAGCTGAAGGCTCTGGAGACGGCGTGAGGTTTCATTATGGCTAAAACAAAGGGTTACTCTGATGAAACCCTGTCTGTCCGACTGGCAGACAGGTACTACCGCACAGAAGATGCAGTGCCTGATTTCCTTGAGAAGGTTGAGAAGATCGGGATGACGATCGCCCATATGTGCTACCAGTGCGGCACCTGCACAGGCTCGTGTCCCTCAGCACCCAGGAGTTCGTATCGCATCCGGAAATTTGTCCGCCGGGCCGTTCTCGGGCTCGCAGACGATGCACTCACTGACCCG
The nucleotide sequence above comes from Methanocalculus natronophilus. Encoded proteins:
- a CDS encoding indolepyruvate ferredoxin oxidoreductase subunit alpha, giving the protein MAFAMHINMERCTGCNNCVVACPVNALELYTTDPVTIDKIYSVRDGKAVILDVNNELCAGCGVCVEACPYVVIRLVGPWETVRAPVGRAGVNH
- a CDS encoding 4Fe-4S binding protein yields the protein MSNLFPKFSRTRDGVNVVMEQKLLQQTSNLILNSETCTGCGICVEACPEEAISLGLVGAVRRGAVSPVDDAPVSVDAETCSYCGVCVIMCPFQALNLEIDGEEKLPILENEGFPEYDMVTTIDDEKCVRCTICDEICPRDAIDRDVPAYEGAEDGGVGRQKAITAKTEFIVDDEKCNYCGICGAICPAIDVKHKPFTAETGTVDGEVVWDEDLCDACTVCVEACPEEAIKVERTVESKKLPGTVAITEECCTCTWCSKNCPEEAITVEKIFEGEITFHAEKCPSGCSTCVEVCPCNAIYLPTPKPAKELKRELEPVIAVNKDFCMFCGACVNACPGEDIIVLKRTGIRVKGKETDLFNKIKAKLLTPRTSQVREDPGEVGKVQLKALETA